Proteins found in one Streptococcus criceti HS-6 genomic segment:
- a CDS encoding phosphoglycerate kinase: MAKLTVKDVDLKGKKVLVRVDFNVPVKDGVITNDNRISAALPTIKYIIEQGGRAVLFSHLGRVKEEADKEGKSLEPVAKDLAAKLGQDVVFPGVTRGPKLEEAINALQDGQVLLVENTRFEDVDGKKESKNDPELGKYWASLGDGIFVNDAFGTAHRAHASNVGISANVEKAVAGFLLENEIAYIQEAVETPERPFVAILGGSKVSDKIGVIENLLEKADKVLIGGGMTYTFFKAQGIEIGDSLVEEDKLDIAKSLLEKANGKLVLPVDSKEANAFADYTEVKDTEGEAVDAGFLGLDIGPKSIAKFDEALTGAKTVVWNGPMGVFENPDFQAGTIGVMDAIVKQPGVKSIIGGGDSAAAAINLGRADKFSWISTGGGASMELLEGKVLPGLAALTEK; this comes from the coding sequence ATGGCTAAATTGACTGTAAAAGACGTTGATTTGAAAGGAAAAAAAGTCCTCGTTCGTGTTGACTTTAATGTACCTGTAAAAGATGGCGTTATCACAAATGACAACCGTATTTCTGCGGCCCTTCCAACTATTAAATACATCATCGAACAAGGTGGTCGTGCAGTTCTATTTTCTCACCTCGGACGGGTTAAAGAAGAAGCTGACAAAGAAGGTAAATCTCTTGAACCGGTTGCTAAAGACTTGGCAGCTAAGTTGGGCCAAGATGTCGTTTTCCCAGGTGTAACACGTGGTCCAAAATTGGAAGAAGCCATTAATGCTTTGCAAGATGGACAAGTTCTTTTGGTTGAAAACACTCGTTTTGAAGATGTTGATGGTAAGAAAGAATCTAAAAACGATCCAGAGCTTGGTAAATACTGGGCTAGCCTTGGTGATGGTATCTTTGTAAACGATGCATTTGGTACAGCTCACCGTGCCCATGCTTCTAACGTTGGTATTTCTGCAAACGTTGAAAAGGCGGTTGCTGGTTTCCTTCTTGAAAACGAAATTGCTTATATCCAAGAAGCTGTTGAAACACCAGAACGTCCATTCGTTGCTATTCTTGGCGGTTCAAAAGTTTCTGATAAGATCGGTGTTATCGAAAACTTGCTTGAAAAAGCAGACAAGGTCCTTATCGGTGGTGGTATGACTTATACTTTCTTTAAGGCTCAAGGTATCGAAATTGGTGATTCTTTGGTTGAAGAAGATAAGCTTGATATCGCTAAATCATTGCTTGAAAAAGCAAATGGTAAATTGGTCTTGCCGGTTGACTCTAAAGAAGCTAATGCTTTTGCTGACTACACCGAAGTTAAAGATACTGAAGGTGAAGCAGTTGATGCTGGCTTCCTTGGTCTTGACATTGGTCCAAAATCTATCGCTAAATTTGATGAAGCTTTGACAGGTGCGAAAACAGTTGTTTGGAATGGTCCTATGGGTGTCTTTGAAAATCCTGACTTCCAAGCTGGTACAATCGGTGTGATGGATGCGATTGTTAAGCAACCAGGTGTTAAATCAATTATCGGTGGCGGTGACTCAGCAGCAGCAGCAATCAATCTTGGTCGTGCAGACAAATTCTCATGGATTAGTACGGGCGGAGGCGCAAGTATGGAGCTGTTAGAAGGTAAAGTGTTGCCAGGTCTTGCTGCACTTACTGAGAAATAG
- a CDS encoding FUSC family protein, producing the protein MRTFKTGLAVFLVLALFSLLGFKGLQIGSLTAVFSLRENFDKSIHFGTSRIVGNTIGGVYSLLFFGISELFHRSLWVMLVFVPIFTMLTIMTNVAMNNKTGIIGAVAAFLIITLSIPEGDTFIYTIARIFETFVGVFIATLVNADIDRVREKFFTKS; encoded by the coding sequence ATGCGGACTTTTAAAACTGGCTTGGCCGTTTTCTTGGTCTTGGCTCTTTTTTCTCTTTTGGGGTTTAAGGGTTTGCAGATTGGCAGTTTAACAGCTGTTTTTAGCCTCAGAGAGAATTTTGATAAAAGTATTCACTTTGGAACTTCTCGAATTGTTGGTAATACCATTGGCGGCGTCTATTCTTTGCTCTTTTTTGGTATTAGTGAACTTTTCCATCGTTCCTTGTGGGTGATGTTAGTCTTTGTTCCTATTTTTACCATGCTGACCATTATGACTAATGTGGCTATGAATAATAAAACGGGGATTATTGGGGCAGTAGCAGCTTTTCTAATTATTACCCTATCTATTCCAGAAGGAGATACCTTTATCTACACAATTGCTCGGATTTTTGAAACTTTTGTAGGTGTATTTATCGCAACCTTAGTCAATGCAGATATCGACCGAGTTCGTGAAAAATTTTTTACTAAGTCTTAA
- a CDS encoding MerR family transcriptional regulator, whose protein sequence is MREKEFRRSLAVFPIGSVMKLTDLTVRQIRYYEDQGLLTPDRSSSNRRLYSLNDMDVLLEIKDFLDEGLNIAAIKKEYAKRQESANNKQKPLTDADVRRILQDELRNQARFTSPKSNFGGFRM, encoded by the coding sequence ATGCGAGAAAAAGAGTTCAGACGTTCTCTAGCCGTTTTTCCCATTGGTTCGGTTATGAAACTGACCGATTTAACAGTCAGACAGATTCGCTATTATGAAGATCAAGGTCTTTTAACTCCTGATCGCAGTTCCAGCAACCGCCGTCTCTATTCCCTGAATGATATGGATGTCTTGCTAGAAATTAAAGACTTTTTGGATGAAGGATTGAATATTGCAGCTATCAAAAAAGAATATGCGAAACGTCAAGAGTCTGCTAATAACAAACAAAAGCCATTAACAGATGCCGATGTTCGGCGGATTTTGCAGGATGAGTTGCGCAATCAAGCGAGATTTACTTCACCTAAGTCCAACTTTGGCGGTTTCCGGATGTAG
- the glnA gene encoding type I glutamate--ammonia ligase: MAITVDDIRREVKEKNVTFLRLMFSDIAGTMKNVEIPATEEQLDKVLSNKAMFDGSSIEGFVRINESDMYLYPDLDTWTVFPWGGENGAVAGLICDIYTAQGEPFAGDPRGNLKRALRHMEEVGFKSFNLGPEPEFFLFKMDELGNPTLEVNDKGGYFDLAPTDLADNTRREIVNVLTKMGFEVEASHHEVAVGQHEIDFKYSDVLKACDHIQIFKLVVKTIARKHGLYATFMAKPKFGINGSGMHCNMSLFDAEGNNAFFDPDDPRGMQLSQNAYYFLGGLMEHAYNYTAIVNPTVNSYKRLVPGYEAPVYIAWAGQNRSPLIRVPASRGKGTRLELRSVDPTANPYLALAVLLEAGLDGIENKIEAPAPVESNIYVMTEDERKAAGIRDLPSTLHNAVKALQEDEVVKAALGNHIYPNFVEAKRMEWASYAAFVSQWEVENYLDLY; the protein is encoded by the coding sequence ATGGCAATCACAGTAGATGATATTCGTCGCGAAGTCAAAGAGAAAAATGTTACCTTTTTACGTTTAATGTTTTCGGATATTGCAGGGACTATGAAGAATGTTGAAATTCCTGCTACCGAAGAACAGCTTGATAAGGTTTTATCAAACAAGGCTATGTTTGACGGATCATCTATTGAAGGATTTGTACGGATTAACGAGTCTGATATGTATCTCTACCCAGATCTTGATACTTGGACTGTTTTCCCTTGGGGAGGAGAAAATGGTGCTGTTGCTGGGTTAATTTGTGATATCTATACGGCTCAAGGTGAGCCTTTTGCAGGAGACCCGCGAGGCAATTTGAAGCGTGCCCTACGTCACATGGAAGAAGTAGGATTTAAATCATTCAATCTAGGTCCAGAACCAGAATTTTTCCTCTTTAAAATGGATGAACTTGGTAATCCAACTTTGGAAGTGAATGATAAGGGTGGTTATTTTGACCTTGCTCCGACTGACTTAGCTGACAATACCCGTCGGGAAATTGTCAATGTTTTGACTAAGATGGGATTTGAAGTTGAAGCTAGTCACCATGAAGTGGCTGTTGGTCAGCATGAAATTGACTTCAAGTATAGCGATGTTCTCAAGGCTTGTGACCATATTCAAATCTTTAAATTGGTTGTTAAAACGATTGCTCGTAAGCATGGCCTCTATGCAACCTTCATGGCAAAACCTAAATTCGGTATCAATGGCTCAGGGATGCACTGTAATATGTCTCTCTTTGATGCTGAAGGTAATAATGCTTTCTTTGATCCTGACGATCCCCGTGGTATGCAGTTATCGCAAAATGCTTACTATTTTTTAGGTGGTTTGATGGAACATGCCTATAACTATACAGCTATTGTCAACCCAACTGTCAACTCTTATAAGCGTTTGGTACCTGGTTACGAAGCACCTGTATATATTGCTTGGGCTGGTCAAAATCGTTCTCCATTGATCCGTGTCCCTGCATCTCGTGGTAAGGGAACACGTTTGGAACTACGTTCGGTTGACCCTACAGCTAATCCTTATTTAGCTTTGGCGGTGCTGCTGGAGGCTGGTCTTGATGGTATTGAAAATAAGATTGAAGCCCCAGCTCCTGTTGAGTCTAATATCTATGTTATGACAGAAGACGAACGTAAGGCTGCCGGTATTCGTGATTTACCTTCAACTCTCCATAATGCCGTCAAGGCTCTGCAAGAGGATGAAGTAGTTAAAGCAGCTCTTGGTAATCATATCTATCCTAACTTTGTTGAAGCAAAGCGGATGGAATGGGCTAGCTATGCAGCTTTTGTTTCTCAATGGGAAGTTGAGAACTATTTAGATTTGTATTAA